Within Stella humosa, the genomic segment GCGACGATGCCCAGCACCGGTTCCTTCATGAGGTAGGAGCGGCCGAAATCACCCACCGCCACCCGGCTGATCCATTCGCCGTACTGGATCGGCAGCGGCCGGTCGAAGCCTTCCGCCTTGCGGATGGCCGCGACATCGGCCGCCGTCGCGTTCTCGCCGGCCATGGCGCGCGCCGGGTCGGCGGCGACATGGGTCAGCCCGAAGACGATGATCGAGACGACGAGGACGACCAGGGCGGCAATCCCCAGCCGCCCCAGCGTGAAGCGCAGCACGGTCTATCCCCGGGCCGGCCGGATCCGTTCCAGCGACCGCGTCACTTCCACGAATAGACCCAGTAGCGCGGGATCTCGTCCTTGTAGGCGCGGAAGTCGACCTCGGCGGTGTGGGCATAGTTCGTGACGAACGTATGCAGCGGCACCCAGTAGGCCTGTTCCATGATGCGGTTCACGGCCTTCTTGTAGTTCTCCTTGCGCACCGCGACGTCGTTGGAGTTGTCGGCGGTGTCGAGCCAGGCCTTCACCTGCTCGTCCCGGGCATAGTCGTCTTCGGTGCCCTTGAAGAACGAGCTGATGATGGCCGAGGCGTCGTTGATCGAGAAGGAACCCCAGTCGCCCTGGTAGATCGGCGTCTCGCCCTTCTGGAAGCGCTGGATGAGGGTGGCGACGGGCAGCATCTGCACCTCGGCGTCGATGCCGACCGCCTTCAGGTCCTGCTGCAGCGCCTCGGTCCAGGTGCGCGAGCGGAAGGCCATGAGCTGCGTCTTGAAGCCGTTCGGATATCCGGCCTCGGCCAGCAGCGCCTTGGCCTTCTTCGGGTCGTAGGCGTACTTGGGCACGCCGCTGTCGTCGCAGCCGAGCTGGGTCGGGAAGCAGGGGGCGTGGATCACCCGCGCTTCGCCCTGCACCAGGTTGTCGACGAAGCTCTTGCGATCGATCGAGTGGATGATCGCCTGGCGCACCTTCTGCTTGGTCAGCGGGTTGTCGGCGCCCGTGCGACCGGCCGCGTCCAGCGACAGGAAGCCGATGCGCATCGTCTCGGCGCTGACCGTCTTCAGGTTGCGCTGGCGCTGGATGTTCGGAAGCTGGTCGGCATCGACGTACCACAGCAGGTCGGCCCGGCCGGCCAGCAGCTCGGCCAGTTCGGTGGCGGCATCGGTGATGATGCGGACCTGGACCTTGCCGATCTTGGCCTTGCCCTTGGGGCTGCCCTCGTAGTGGTCGGCGAAGCGCTCGAAGCGATATTCCTTGCCGCCCTCGATCGAGGCGACGCGGTAGGGCCCGGTGCCCATCGGCCGGCGGTTCTGCTCCTCCGGGCCGGTGTAGTTGCGCGAGAAGATGAAGACCGGCAGCGACAGGAACTCCAGCGCCGGCGGGAACGGCCGGTGCAGGTGGATGCGGACCTTGTGGCCGTCGACCTTCTCGGCCTTCTTGATCCAGTTCGTGTTGCGCTGGTAGAGCGCCTTGTTCGCCGGGTCCGAGACGTAGTTCAGGGTGTGGACGACGTCCTCGGCGCCGAAGGCCGAGCCGTCATGGAACTTCACGCCCTGGCGCAGGGTCAGGTCGAGCGTGACGTCGTCGACCCACTTCCATTCGGTGGCCAAGCCCGGCTTGTACTCGAACGTGTCCGGGTCGCGCTCGATCAGGTGGTCCCAGACGTGATGGGCGAAAACCACGCCGTCGCGCAGCCCGTTGAAGTACGGGTCGACGTTGGCGATCACGTTGCGC encodes:
- a CDS encoding ABC transporter substrate-binding protein, translated to MGFARRILFVAAGALAAATASMPAEAQKSKDELRVIWRNVIANVDPYFNGLRDGVVFAHHVWDHLIERDPDTFEYKPGLATEWKWVDDVTLDLTLRQGVKFHDGSAFGAEDVVHTLNYVSDPANKALYQRNTNWIKKAEKVDGHKVRIHLHRPFPPALEFLSLPVFIFSRNYTGPEEQNRRPMGTGPYRVASIEGGKEYRFERFADHYEGSPKGKAKIGKVQVRIITDAATELAELLAGRADLLWYVDADQLPNIQRQRNLKTVSAETMRIGFLSLDAAGRTGADNPLTKQKVRQAIIHSIDRKSFVDNLVQGEARVIHAPCFPTQLGCDDSGVPKYAYDPKKAKALLAEAGYPNGFKTQLMAFRSRTWTEALQQDLKAVGIDAEVQMLPVATLIQRFQKGETPIYQGDWGSFSINDASAIISSFFKGTEDDYARDEQVKAWLDTADNSNDVAVRKENYKKAVNRIMEQAYWVPLHTFVTNYAHTAEVDFRAYKDEIPRYWVYSWK